The Streptomyces pratensis genomic interval TGTGGAGGGTCCGGCTCGGGCCGGTGCGCCTGCGGCTGCATCACGCGGTGATGACCAGGCCGGGCGGATCGGCCACGACCCTCCGGATCGAGGGTCCCGCCGTCGCTCTCGCCGCCTATGCCGGCCCGGCTCGGTGGGCGCTGGGTCGGCTGCTCCGGGAATGAGGCGGCGCCGGCGGCTCCACCAGGAGTTCGCATGGCGAGGGCGCACGGCGGGACGGGGCGCACGTCGGCCGCCGCCGAAGCCCGCACGGCCGCACACCCGCACACCCGCACACGGAACGGGCCTGGGAGCGGCCTCGGACTTCCCCGTCCGGGGCCGCTCACGTGCGTGAGACTCGGACGTACAGCCTGCTCGGTCCCGGAAGGCCTCCCCACCGGTCGCTCCTGTTCAGGTGCGGTCGCCTCCGTCTCTCCGGTTCGGGCCACAGCCATCGAGGCGCGTTTTCACATTGCCAACTTTCCTTTTTTTGCAGACAGTTGAGGACTCCTGTACCGCCTTGCACGTGAAGGGCAGCAAAGATGCGAGTGACACTGGCCGTCGACGCCGGGGACAGAGACGGGGCCGGGGCCTCGGACGATCTCTACCAGTGGCTTCGCCAGGACCCTGATCTGCGCGCGTTCGTCCGCCGGGAAGTGCCCGGCACGCCGCCGGGCGGAGCCATGGGGGCGCTGGGAGAGCTGATCTCGCTGCTGCTGGCTCCCGGCGGTCCGACGGCGGCCCTGGGGGCGGCCGTGGTGGTGTGGCTGCAGGGCCGGCGGGGCAATCAGACGGTCACCCTCACACTGCCGGACGGTACCCAGGTCGTGGTCTCCTCGGAGAAGGTGCGGGGGCTGACCGCCGAAGGCACGAGTG includes:
- a CDS encoding effector-associated constant component EACC1 codes for the protein MRVTLAVDAGDRDGAGASDDLYQWLRQDPDLRAFVRREVPGTPPGGAMGALGELISLLLAPGGPTAALGAAVVVWLQGRRGNQTVTLTLPDGTQVVVSSEKVRGLTAEGTSELAERVAAALQQEQQTQAAPGTRRLPETPGSQEARGAARDAGRTGSSPEAG